The following coding sequences lie in one Desulfosalsimonas propionicica genomic window:
- a CDS encoding methyltetrahydrofolate cobalamin methyltransferase: MLIVGELINSSRKAIKEAIDAEDAEAIKKIARDQAECGADYIDVNAGTYVGKEDQYMKWLVSTVQSAVEIPCCIDSPDPKVVEAAMELHKGTPMLNSISLEKERWDALLPVVAGSDIKVIALCMSDSGMPESKDDRLSIASDLINSLVKNNVPVENIYVDPLVQPISTNDSYGMEFMNAVGAIMTEFPGVHTICGLSNISYGLPERKLLNQAFMVMAICKGLDSAIINPLDKRMMANVYAAETLAGRDEFCGNYLTAYREEKLVL, translated from the coding sequence ATGTTAATTGTTGGAGAACTGATTAATTCCAGCCGTAAGGCCATCAAGGAGGCCATTGATGCCGAAGACGCGGAGGCGATCAAGAAAATTGCCAGAGACCAGGCAGAGTGCGGGGCGGACTACATCGATGTCAACGCCGGCACTTACGTGGGCAAGGAAGACCAGTACATGAAGTGGCTGGTCTCCACCGTGCAGTCTGCAGTGGAAATTCCCTGCTGCATTGACAGCCCGGATCCCAAGGTGGTGGAAGCGGCCATGGAGCTGCACAAGGGCACGCCCATGCTCAATTCCATTTCCCTGGAAAAGGAACGCTGGGATGCGCTTCTGCCGGTGGTGGCCGGATCGGACATCAAGGTTATTGCCCTTTGCATGAGCGATTCGGGAATGCCCGAAAGCAAGGATGACCGGTTGTCTATTGCCAGTGACCTGATCAATAGCCTGGTGAAAAATAATGTGCCGGTGGAAAACATTTACGTGGATCCCCTGGTACAGCCCATTTCAACCAACGACTCCTATGGCATGGAATTTATGAACGCCGTTGGAGCGATCATGACAGAATTTCCGGGTGTGCATACCATCTGCGGGCTTTCCAATATTTCCTACGGACTGCCTGAGCGCAAATTGCTCAACCAGGCCTTTATGGTCATGGCCATCTGCAAGGGCCTTGACAGCGCCATTATCAATCCCCTGGACAAGCGCATGATGGCCAATGTGTATGCAGCCGAAACCCTGGCGGGTCGGGATGAATTCTGCGGCAATTACCTGACAGCGTACAGGGAAGAAAAGTTGGTATTGTAA
- a CDS encoding DUF1638 domain-containing protein, with product MPDLKTDKRRDTAAPAGPRLIIACRVMQHELDALRQQYKDMLDQGIEICYMDQNLHLTPEKMPGLIQEQIDARADTAQNIVLGYGLCSNGIVGVTARKQNIYIPRVHDCISLLLGSRQAYFEAFRKRAGTYYLTPGWVAEEKDPLGMVEHEYGPKMGQEMALWGINEELKHYTHIVLINTGAGDIKKVRKRAKANAAFLDKVYEEVSGSTSYFEKLLFGPYDREDFVCLAPGQRAEQKAFMKQTE from the coding sequence ATGCCTGATTTGAAGACGGATAAACGGCGAGATACAGCCGCGCCTGCGGGCCCGCGCCTGATTATCGCCTGCCGGGTGATGCAGCATGAACTCGATGCCCTGCGGCAGCAGTATAAGGATATGCTAGACCAAGGTATTGAAATCTGCTATATGGATCAGAATCTTCACCTCACCCCGGAAAAAATGCCCGGCCTGATTCAGGAGCAGATTGATGCGCGCGCGGATACCGCCCAAAATATTGTCCTTGGCTATGGGCTTTGTTCCAACGGCATTGTCGGGGTCACGGCCAGAAAGCAGAATATTTATATTCCCCGGGTCCATGACTGCATCTCCCTGCTGCTTGGCTCCAGGCAGGCCTATTTTGAAGCTTTCCGAAAACGGGCCGGCACTTATTATCTCACCCCGGGCTGGGTGGCCGAGGAAAAAGATCCTTTGGGGATGGTGGAACACGAGTATGGCCCCAAAATGGGGCAGGAAATGGCTTTGTGGGGCATTAATGAAGAGCTGAAACATTATACCCATATTGTGCTCATCAACACCGGCGCAGGCGACATAAAAAAGGTTCGCAAAAGGGCAAAGGCCAATGCAGCGTTTCTGGACAAAGTTTATGAGGAGGTTTCCGGCTCAACCTCCTATTTTGAAAAACTGCTTTTCGGCCCCTATGATAGGGAGGATTTTGTGTGTCTGGCCCCGGGGCAGAGGGCTGAGCAGAAGGCTTTTATGAAGCAGACGGAGTAA
- a CDS encoding response regulator: protein MAARMQPPYFGYGPLMDKVLIVENHRSTLEQIRAGFRDLHHFELLTASSVKTATDILAYTRIAVLATSIHLPQGDGLDLIALMTRKYPSIPCIAILEKDDPKPWFIDRTGHTGVLYYLKKPFSFGRLASAIFVGLNLRDEGQTRNGMTMTNFLPLLAIARKTCRMDIKSATRQKGICYLEKGQLLNARTAEHEGDAAAKQIAEWRGIHLSFSPLADINRQARINVDLLALAKATWEKSAPQADNFPASLAYESRTGARIGSKLEDAFHKHAGILRTAKGYKGLAIVSGTGEVLANDTSYRADIDFNAIAEMANQIYTDCSRHLSRKGLGRCRGLSLHTEQGILLVHNTDMYKSGNYRFLALMAEDGNCFFIQTQLKTIIPKILSEVAMPGGTESKGLSAKKLF from the coding sequence ATGGCTGCCCGCATGCAGCCGCCCTATTTTGGATACGGACCGCTTATGGACAAGGTACTCATTGTCGAAAACCACCGCAGCACACTGGAGCAGATCCGGGCCGGGTTCAGGGATCTGCATCACTTTGAGCTGCTCACCGCCAGCTCCGTCAAAACCGCCACTGACATCCTGGCCTACACCCGGATTGCCGTATTGGCCACCAGCATCCACCTGCCCCAGGGCGACGGCCTGGATCTGATAGCACTGATGACCCGGAAATATCCCTCCATCCCCTGTATCGCCATTCTGGAAAAAGATGACCCCAAACCCTGGTTTATTGACCGCACAGGCCATACCGGGGTTCTGTATTACCTGAAAAAACCCTTTTCCTTCGGCAGGCTGGCCTCGGCCATTTTTGTGGGTTTAAACCTCCGCGACGAAGGCCAGACCCGAAACGGCATGACCATGACCAATTTTCTGCCACTGCTGGCCATTGCCCGCAAAACCTGCAGAATGGATATAAAGTCAGCGACCCGGCAAAAAGGGATCTGTTACCTGGAAAAAGGCCAGCTGCTCAATGCCCGGACCGCTGAACACGAAGGGGATGCAGCAGCCAAACAGATCGCTGAATGGCGTGGTATCCATCTATCGTTTTCCCCGCTCGCTGACATAAACCGACAGGCGCGAATCAACGTCGACCTGTTGGCTCTGGCCAAGGCCACCTGGGAAAAAAGCGCCCCGCAGGCGGACAACTTCCCGGCATCTTTGGCCTATGAATCCCGCACAGGCGCCCGGATCGGATCAAAGCTCGAAGATGCCTTTCACAAACACGCGGGCATTCTCCGCACCGCCAAAGGCTACAAGGGACTGGCCATTGTCAGCGGCACCGGCGAGGTCCTTGCCAATGACACATCCTATCGGGCGGACATTGATTTCAACGCCATTGCCGAGATGGCCAACCAAATATATACGGACTGCTCCCGGCACCTGAGCCGGAAGGGACTGGGCCGATGCCGGGGCCTGAGCCTGCACACGGAACAGGGTATTCTGCTGGTGCATAACACGGATATGTATAAAAGCGGCAACTACCGTTTTTTGGCGTTGATGGCAGAAGACGGCAACTGCTTTTTCATCCAGACACAGCTCAAAACCATCATCCCCAAAATTCTTTCCGAAGTGGCCATGCCCGGGGGAACTGAAAGTAAGGGTTTGTCCGCCAAAAAACTTTTTTGA
- the atpE gene encoding ATP synthase F0 subunit C, giving the protein MIEGADLIQASAFLGAGLAMGLGAIGPGLGEGMVGAKACEAIGKNPGEAGLLTRTMLVGQAVSESTGIYSLVIALLLLFVV; this is encoded by the coding sequence ATGATTGAAGGTGCAGATCTAATCCAGGCATCGGCATTTCTTGGTGCCGGACTGGCAATGGGCCTTGGCGCAATCGGCCCGGGGCTTGGTGAAGGCATGGTTGGAGCCAAAGCATGTGAGGCCATCGGGAAAAATCCCGGCGAGGCCGGCCTGCTCACCCGTACCATGCTTGTGGGTCAGGCGGTTTCCGAATCCACAGGTATTTATTCTCTTGTTATTGCCCTGTTGCTCCTTTTTGTTGTCTAA
- the serA gene encoding phosphoglycerate dehydrogenase, producing MTYKVLVSDKLGEAGIKLFEQENDIEVDVKTDLSPEELKEIIGQYHGLAVRSATKVTKELLDAAENLRAIGRAGIGVDNIDVDEATRRGIIVMNTPGGNVVTTAEHAISMMMALTRNIPQGTASLKDGRWDKKKLQGREVMNKTLGVIGFGKIGSIAANRARGLKMNVIVYDPVVTPENIKKAKCEPVSLDELYERSDYITIHVPKIKKTANMINKDAFAKMKDGVMLIHCARGGIVDEDALYDALKMGKVGGAAIDVFATEPPPEGFKLFEFDNVICTPHLGASTAEAQTNVAVDIARQLIAYLKSDTIQNAVNVPSVSGKVLEELDPFIRLADRMGRMLSQLSEGHIKSVEIDYDGNFGDNDMAPVRTAVVCGLLEPLVLDDVNAVNAPYLAKEKGIKVLESSSDDAQEFINLITVTVKTDKDTNVVSGTLFGKSDPRIVRINDFRLEMRPSGNLALIHNMDIPGEIGVIGTILGDHKVNIARMTVGQEEPEGERNIVFLRTDTPLTKEVLDKLETYPRTRRVIYMEL from the coding sequence ATGACTTACAAGGTACTGGTCAGCGACAAGCTTGGAGAAGCCGGAATCAAGCTTTTTGAACAGGAAAACGATATTGAAGTGGATGTGAAGACCGATCTTTCCCCTGAGGAGTTAAAGGAAATTATCGGTCAATACCACGGCCTTGCCGTTCGCAGCGCCACCAAGGTAACAAAGGAACTGCTGGATGCCGCAGAGAATCTACGGGCCATCGGCCGTGCAGGCATTGGTGTGGACAATATTGACGTGGACGAAGCCACGCGCCGGGGCATCATTGTCATGAATACCCCCGGGGGAAACGTGGTGACCACCGCAGAACATGCCATTTCCATGATGATGGCATTAACGCGCAACATTCCCCAGGGAACCGCATCCCTGAAAGACGGCCGGTGGGACAAGAAAAAGCTCCAGGGCAGGGAAGTGATGAACAAGACACTGGGCGTGATCGGTTTTGGCAAGATTGGTTCTATTGCGGCCAACCGGGCCCGGGGCCTGAAGATGAATGTTATTGTTTACGATCCTGTGGTCACTCCGGAAAATATCAAAAAGGCCAAGTGCGAGCCGGTGAGTCTCGATGAACTCTATGAGCGCTCCGATTACATCACCATACACGTTCCCAAGATCAAGAAGACAGCCAATATGATCAACAAGGACGCCTTTGCCAAAATGAAAGACGGCGTGATGCTGATTCATTGCGCCCGGGGCGGTATTGTGGATGAAGATGCACTCTATGATGCCCTGAAGATGGGAAAAGTGGGCGGGGCGGCCATTGACGTTTTTGCTACCGAGCCGCCGCCTGAGGGATTTAAACTCTTTGAATTTGACAACGTGATCTGCACGCCGCATCTCGGGGCGTCCACAGCCGAGGCCCAGACCAACGTAGCCGTTGACATCGCTCGTCAGCTCATTGCTTATCTAAAAAGCGATACCATTCAAAACGCGGTCAACGTGCCCTCGGTTTCCGGAAAGGTGCTCGAGGAACTCGACCCGTTTATCAGACTTGCTGACCGCATGGGCCGCATGCTGTCTCAGTTGTCTGAGGGGCATATCAAGTCTGTTGAAATTGATTATGACGGCAATTTCGGGGACAATGACATGGCCCCGGTGCGCACGGCGGTTGTCTGCGGTTTGCTCGAACCTCTTGTGCTCGATGACGTCAATGCTGTCAACGCTCCTTATCTGGCCAAGGAAAAGGGCATCAAGGTACTGGAGTCGTCCAGTGATGATGCACAGGAGTTTATCAACCTGATAACCGTGACCGTCAAGACTGATAAGGACACCAATGTGGTCTCCGGAACCCTGTTTGGCAAAAGCGATCCCAGAATCGTGCGCATCAACGACTTCCGGCTGGAAATGCGCCCATCGGGTAATCTGGCACTGATCCACAACATGGACATTCCCGGTGAGATCGGGGTGATCGGCACCATTCTCGGGGATCACAAGGTCAATATCGCCCGCATGACAGTGGGGCAGGAAGAGCCGGAAGGGGAGCGCAACATTGTGTTTCTGCGAACCGACACGCCCCTGACCAAAGAGGTGCTTGATAAGCTGGAAACATATCCCAGAACCAGGCGGGTGATTTACATGGAATTGTAG
- a CDS encoding ATP synthase subunit I, protein MEPHEQIRQTQKKYCSIAMLAAISVALILIFAGYKPLGKGLVLGTVFSSLNFILMGETLPRRISGSRRRASVVSGVSIFIRYALLAAPLILAIKSPSFNLAATVVGLFMIQIMILATQGIYASTRKNLDY, encoded by the coding sequence TTGGAACCGCATGAACAAATCCGGCAAACCCAGAAAAAATACTGCTCAATCGCAATGCTTGCTGCAATCTCCGTTGCTCTGATCCTTATTTTTGCCGGCTATAAACCTCTTGGAAAAGGATTGGTTCTGGGAACCGTCTTCAGCTCGCTGAATTTTATCCTCATGGGAGAAACCCTGCCCAGAAGAATCTCCGGCTCCCGGCGGCGCGCTTCTGTTGTTTCAGGTGTATCGATTTTTATCCGCTACGCCCTGCTGGCTGCGCCCCTGATCCTTGCCATCAAAAGCCCTTCCTTTAACCTGGCGGCCACCGTTGTGGGCCTATTCATGATACAGATTATGATACTGGCCACACAGGGCATATACGCATCAACTCGAAAAAACCTGGATTATTGA
- a CDS encoding ATP synthase F0 subunit C produces MMSIEIEAWVRMAAFVGAGFSMGFGAIGAAIGEGFAAAKANNAISQNPTYSGDIVKMMLVGQAIAETAAIFALVIGVLLLFATGGNASMITAAGLFGAGLSMGLGAIGSGVGSGFPAGEACDGLARQPALSRTLTTTMLIGSAVSQTPAIFSMVIAFMLMFINFSGGSPHMVAALLGSGLCMGFGAIGSGIGSGFPAGQACVGLARQPAMGSRLTTNMLIGAAVSQTPAIFAMVVSFMLMFISFAGTPVHPTSAALLGAGLATGLAAIGSGVGSGLAAGAGVEGWARQPMATGNVLVIMLVGQAVSQTPSIFGLLISFILIFKGYPSTEVFIVSTALVSAGLCTGLGGIGSGVGNGQVAQTAVSWVGRNVEQEALLMRTMLVGQAVSQSTAIYAMVISLALIFLV; encoded by the coding sequence ATGATGTCCATCGAAATTGAAGCCTGGGTTAGAATGGCGGCATTCGTGGGGGCCGGTTTCTCAATGGGATTCGGCGCCATTGGTGCTGCAATCGGGGAAGGGTTCGCTGCTGCAAAAGCAAACAATGCCATATCTCAAAATCCGACTTATTCCGGCGATATCGTCAAGATGATGCTGGTGGGTCAGGCCATCGCGGAAACCGCAGCCATATTTGCCCTGGTTATTGGTGTCCTGCTGCTGTTTGCCACCGGCGGCAACGCTTCAATGATCACTGCTGCAGGCCTGTTCGGCGCCGGCCTGTCCATGGGCCTGGGTGCCATTGGTTCCGGGGTGGGCTCGGGCTTTCCGGCCGGTGAAGCATGCGACGGGCTGGCCCGTCAGCCGGCCCTCAGCCGCACCCTCACCACCACCATGCTGATCGGCTCGGCTGTCAGCCAGACGCCCGCCATTTTTTCCATGGTGATTGCCTTTATGCTGATGTTTATCAATTTTTCCGGCGGCAGCCCCCATATGGTGGCCGCACTGCTTGGCTCAGGGCTGTGTATGGGTTTTGGCGCCATCGGATCCGGAATCGGTTCCGGCTTTCCGGCCGGTCAGGCCTGCGTTGGTCTGGCCAGGCAGCCAGCAATGGGCAGCCGCCTGACCACCAACATGCTCATTGGCGCGGCCGTCAGCCAGACACCGGCCATTTTTGCCATGGTGGTCTCGTTTATGCTCATGTTTATCAGTTTTGCCGGCACACCGGTGCATCCCACGTCTGCTGCCTTACTCGGCGCAGGCCTGGCAACGGGCCTGGCCGCAATCGGATCCGGGGTGGGAAGCGGTCTTGCCGCAGGCGCTGGCGTTGAAGGCTGGGCCAGGCAACCCATGGCTACCGGCAACGTGCTGGTGATTATGCTGGTGGGCCAGGCGGTATCCCAGACGCCCTCTATTTTCGGGCTTTTGATCAGCTTTATTCTCATCTTCAAGGGATACCCCTCTACCGAGGTGTTTATCGTATCCACGGCACTGGTTTCAGCGGGTTTGTGCACCGGACTCGGCGGCATCGGATCAGGCGTGGGAAACGGACAGGTGGCACAAACCGCTGTATCCTGGGTGGGGCGAAATGTGGAGCAGGAAGCCTTACTGATGCGCACCATGCTCGTTGGGCAGGCCGTATCGCAGTCCACAGCCATTTATGCCATGGTTATTTCTCTGGCATTGATTTTTCTGGTATAA
- a CDS encoding ATP synthase F0 subunit B yields the protein MEIVENLALISLNETLIAQLIAFLIFFFLINRIMIRPLRETMGKREHYIQNIESEIHQSSEKLEDLNQQLWEHERKVVREANAEKEDLKKQGNQQAQEILGETKNEIDQIRQENTRLLNQEISEARKYIEAESEKLAGTIMETILERGVSRG from the coding sequence ATGGAAATTGTCGAAAATCTTGCTCTGATCAGCTTAAATGAGACTCTGATTGCGCAGCTGATTGCTTTTCTGATCTTCTTTTTTCTCATTAACCGGATCATGATCCGCCCTCTGCGGGAAACCATGGGAAAACGGGAGCACTATATTCAAAACATTGAATCAGAGATTCATCAGTCCTCTGAAAAGCTCGAAGACCTCAATCAACAGCTGTGGGAACATGAAAGAAAAGTCGTCCGGGAGGCCAACGCAGAAAAGGAAGACCTCAAAAAACAGGGCAATCAGCAGGCTCAGGAAATTCTGGGGGAGACCAAAAATGAGATCGATCAGATCCGTCAGGAAAACACCCGACTGCTGAACCAGGAAATTTCCGAGGCCCGCAAATACATTGAAGCTGAATCTGAAAAACTGGCAGGAACAATCATGGAAACCATTCTGGAGCGGGGGGTATCGCGTGGGTAA
- a CDS encoding F0F1 ATP synthase subunit B family protein has product MGNSGTIKTTCKILFFCILLLHLTAFAVLAEEGSGGDWRPVYDTIMLYVNFLILAYLLYRYGRQPFLQFLQTQKLQVSESIHKVEGRKEKLLAQINETQSQMQESSERYEKLKQRIIEEGEQTRQQIIDDARQQSKTMLEREKKNASRRLADARKNFMSELVDTASNLARNRLPEEITENDQDKLIDFYVASVNRMSG; this is encoded by the coding sequence GTGGGTAACTCAGGCACCATCAAAACAACCTGCAAAATACTGTTTTTCTGCATCCTGCTGCTGCACCTGACAGCCTTTGCAGTGCTGGCCGAAGAAGGCAGTGGCGGAGACTGGCGCCCGGTTTATGACACGATCATGCTTTATGTCAATTTCCTCATTCTGGCCTATCTGCTTTACCGCTACGGTCGTCAGCCGTTTCTGCAGTTTCTCCAGACCCAGAAGCTGCAGGTTTCCGAGTCGATTCACAAGGTCGAAGGCCGCAAGGAAAAACTGCTGGCGCAGATCAATGAAACCCAGAGCCAGATGCAGGAAAGCAGTGAACGCTATGAGAAATTAAAGCAGCGGATCATTGAGGAAGGCGAACAAACCCGGCAGCAGATTATCGATGATGCGCGGCAGCAAAGCAAAACCATGCTGGAGCGGGAAAAGAAAAATGCCAGTCGCCGGCTTGCCGACGCCCGGAAAAATTTCATGTCCGAACTTGTGGACACTGCCTCAAACCTCGCCAGAAACCGGCTTCCGGAGGAAATCACGGAAAACGATCAAGACAAGCTCATTGACTTTTACGTCGCCAGCGTAAACCGCATGTCAGGCTAA
- a CDS encoding AtpZ/AtpI family protein, with product MAPRKIFNFNDNRPWAQHLQIVVQVGLTMAGCIVFCLFVGRFLDGWLGTKGIFTILFILFGIVGGAVVVYRQIMEVTKPDTEQEKNKHKDGRG from the coding sequence ATGGCGCCCAGGAAAATTTTTAACTTCAACGACAACCGACCGTGGGCCCAGCATTTGCAGATTGTTGTCCAGGTCGGCCTGACCATGGCCGGCTGCATTGTTTTCTGTTTGTTTGTGGGACGTTTTCTGGATGGCTGGCTGGGGACGAAAGGCATTTTTACAATACTTTTTATCCTCTTTGGAATTGTGGGCGGGGCAGTGGTTGTTTATCGCCAGATCATGGAAGTAACAAAACCGGATACGGAACAAGAAAAGAACAAACACAAAGACGGCAGGGGATAA
- a CDS encoding ASKHA domain-containing protein codes for MPEIQILPMNLSVRTRKGETLRDALYRAGVELESPCNGKGLCGKCLVCVEEPDNVPETPHKEITAEQAQQGIRLACQLVPASDMVVRVIGEYKKDEHRILEGDRDPTFSERDTGDAGVGRKHLSDTESLVKNTPAAVVKMSGGICRLQYAGQAQEELKNWPEKSVAKGLAIDLGTTTLVVTLIELPTGRELATTSSLNPQIRFGHDVISRIQKGSTPEGLAELSQCVRDGLNHLIDQACQDSGANPMEVLDVVLGGNTTMLQLAASIDPEPLGQVPFTVALQGGRAYPARQFGLEINPAARVYVPPIVHAYVGADISAGLLVSRRFFEPGGAMFFVDVGTNGEMGLSANSEYLMTSTAAGPAFEGMGISAGMRARIGAVEGVDTDGQDRLDIHTIGDAPPQGICGSGIIDITAALLKLGVIDASGRMRRPDDTNGLAGTIASRIIEINKSPAFRLGGKVYFTQEDVRQVQLAKSAIRAAMEILLHESGMEAGSLERIVLAGGFGYSLRAQNLEAIGMLPPDTADKVYFAGNTCRIGCARMLRNAGYRQYLEEKMQSVRHVSIETRPDFMDLYVESMEFPEIKE; via the coding sequence ATGCCGGAAATTCAAATTCTGCCGATGAATCTGTCGGTGCGAACCCGAAAAGGTGAAACCCTGCGGGATGCCTTATACAGGGCCGGAGTTGAACTGGAATCCCCCTGCAACGGTAAGGGACTTTGCGGCAAGTGCCTGGTCTGCGTGGAAGAGCCTGATAATGTGCCAGAAACCCCGCACAAGGAAATCACCGCTGAGCAGGCCCAACAGGGAATCCGGCTGGCCTGTCAGCTGGTGCCGGCCTCGGATATGGTTGTCCGGGTAATTGGTGAGTATAAAAAAGACGAGCACCGGATTCTGGAAGGCGACCGCGACCCAACCTTTTCTGAAAGGGATACCGGCGATGCGGGCGTCGGCCGCAAGCATCTGTCGGATACAGAATCGCTGGTGAAAAATACGCCTGCAGCTGTTGTGAAGATGTCCGGCGGAATCTGCCGGCTGCAATATGCCGGACAGGCCCAGGAAGAGTTAAAAAACTGGCCGGAAAAATCCGTTGCAAAGGGACTGGCCATTGATCTGGGCACCACCACCCTGGTGGTCACGCTTATCGAGCTGCCAACAGGACGGGAACTGGCCACCACCTCCAGTCTCAACCCACAGATTCGTTTCGGCCATGACGTGATCAGCCGCATCCAGAAGGGATCGACGCCGGAGGGGCTGGCGGAACTGAGCCAATGTGTGCGCGACGGGCTTAATCACTTAATTGATCAGGCCTGCCAGGATTCGGGTGCGAATCCAATGGAGGTACTGGATGTGGTTCTGGGCGGCAATACCACCATGCTGCAGCTTGCTGCATCTATTGATCCCGAGCCCCTGGGTCAGGTGCCGTTTACTGTGGCCCTGCAGGGCGGCCGGGCGTATCCGGCGCGGCAATTCGGCCTTGAGATAAACCCGGCGGCCCGGGTTTATGTGCCGCCCATTGTTCATGCCTATGTGGGTGCGGATATCAGCGCCGGGCTCCTGGTTTCCAGGCGCTTTTTCGAACCCGGCGGGGCCATGTTTTTTGTGGATGTGGGAACCAACGGGGAAATGGGGCTCAGCGCAAACAGTGAGTACCTGATGACATCAACCGCCGCCGGGCCGGCTTTTGAAGGCATGGGCATATCCGCGGGCATGCGGGCGCGGATCGGTGCGGTGGAAGGGGTGGACACAGATGGTCAGGACCGCCTCGATATCCATACCATAGGTGATGCCCCCCCGCAGGGTATCTGCGGAAGCGGTATTATTGATATCACTGCGGCTTTGCTCAAACTCGGCGTCATTGACGCAAGCGGCCGCATGCGGCGGCCGGATGATACCAATGGCCTTGCCGGGACAATCGCTTCACGCATCATTGAAATCAACAAAAGCCCGGCATTTCGCCTGGGCGGCAAAGTCTATTTCACTCAGGAGGATGTCCGGCAGGTGCAACTGGCCAAAAGCGCCATCCGTGCGGCCATGGAGATTCTGCTGCATGAGTCGGGCATGGAAGCCGGCAGCCTGGAGCGTATTGTCCTGGCCGGCGGCTTTGGCTATTCCCTCAGGGCGCAAAATCTGGAAGCCATTGGCATGCTGCCCCCTGATACTGCGGACAAGGTGTATTTTGCGGGCAATACATGCCGGATCGGGTGCGCGCGCATGCTGCGCAATGCGGGCTACCGGCAATATCTGGAGGAAAAAATGCAGTCTGTGCGGCATGTCTCCATTGAGACCCGGCCCGATTTTATGGATCTCTACGTTGAAAGCATGGAATTTCCTGAGATTAAGGAATGA
- the atpB gene encoding F0F1 ATP synthase subunit A, which produces MEELGKIHQLIVTVSDYKMTFNLDIMAMTWLVIIGLLIFGYFAARKQQMIPGTLQTIGEAFVFQFYSLTEDALGEDMAKTYGPMIIALFMFLLFCNWIGFIPHLYEPTNDLNTPLSLGLMGFVIAHYAGIRQKGFKKYIKAYFDPIFFMAPLNIIGEISKVISISFRLFGNIMGGTIIVLVVSHLVFSLVLPPFLNAFFVIFIGGIQAFVFTMLTLVYIAVQVN; this is translated from the coding sequence ATGGAAGAACTCGGGAAAATACATCAGCTTATTGTTACCGTGTCCGACTACAAGATGACGTTTAACCTTGACATCATGGCCATGACATGGCTGGTCATCATCGGACTTCTGATCTTCGGTTATTTTGCGGCCCGCAAACAGCAGATGATTCCGGGGACCTTGCAGACTATCGGGGAGGCTTTTGTGTTCCAGTTTTATTCCCTGACCGAAGACGCTCTGGGCGAGGATATGGCCAAAACCTACGGGCCCATGATCATTGCCCTGTTCATGTTTTTGCTCTTCTGCAACTGGATCGGATTTATCCCACACCTCTATGAACCCACAAACGATTTGAACACGCCTTTGAGCCTTGGCCTGATGGGCTTTGTGATTGCCCATTATGCCGGCATCCGGCAAAAGGGTTTTAAAAAATACATCAAGGCCTATTTTGATCCGATCTTTTTTATGGCGCCGCTCAACATCATCGGTGAAATCTCCAAGGTCATATCCATCTCGTTTCGTCTTTTCGGCAATATCATGGGCGGCACCATCATTGTGCTTGTGGTTTCGCATCTGGTTTTCAGCCTTGTGCTGCCGCCATTTCTCAATGCGTTTTTTGTCATCTTCATCGGCGGGATACAGGCGTTTGTGTTTACGATGCTCACACTGGTATACATTGCGGTACAGGTAAATTAA